One Thermodesulfobacteriota bacterium genomic window, GCCACATTTACCGTGCGAAAAGTATCTTACGGCGTCGGGGTTGAGCGCATCTTCCAGCTCCATTCTCCCATTATAGACAAAATTGAAGTGGTTGCCAGAGGCCGTGTACGGCGCGCAAAAATCTATTATTTGCGTAAACTGCGGGGTAAGGCTGCAAGGATAAAAGAGCGGCGGCTGGACCAGTAGCCATTGCAATAATCATAAGTGTTCACCGGGTGAAGATTGTCCCGCCTTTTGGTTCCGAACAGGCCGAACAGTTGGCGATAGTTAAAGTGTGGTCTTTCAATTTTGTATGTGGTGGCATGGGGGACCACCCCTTGGCTTTTTAATCAGCAGTCAGGGCTGATTTCATGGAATCGGATGTGAAGTCTTTTGAAGAGAAAGCTTTGGAAAAAGGCTATCGGGCAGTTGCAGGCGTAGATGAAGCCGGCAGAGGTCCTCTGGCTGGCCCTGTCGTTTCTGCGGCCGTTGTTCTTCCGGTTATCTTTCCGGTTTCAGGGGTGACCGATTCCAAGAAAGTGGCAGCGAAAAAACGTGAAGCGCTTTATGAGAAGATTTACCGGCATGCGGTTTCCATCGGCATTGGGATTGTTGACCCGGTGGAAATAGATCGCATAAACATTCTAAAAGCCTCTCTCCTCTCCATGTCCATATCGGTAAAAAACCTGAGCCCCCAGCCTGACTGGCTCCTCATAGACGGCACATTTCAGATTCCGGCAGACATGCCGCAGGAAGCGATACCCAAAGGTGATGCATTGAGCATTTCAATTGCGGCCGCATCTATCGTTGCCAAAGTGACGCGAGATCGATTGATGGTAAGATATCATGAGGATTATCCGCAGTTTGGATTTGCCAAGCATAAGGGATATCCAACCACGGCTCACAAAGAAGCCATCCGAAAATATGGCTTGTGCCCCATTCACCGCCAGACCTTTCGTGGAGTTAAAGAATATTTATGATCCAATAAACGCAGTAAACACGGAAACTATATATGCCAAATCGCCGGCAACAATTTGGGAAAAAAAGTGAATCGCTTGCGGTGAGCTATCTTAAAAAGCAGGGATATAAAATCATAGAGCAAAATTTTCGTACCAAGCTGGGAGAGATCGATATTATTGCCAAAGAAAAAGGCGCCATCGCCTTTATTGAGGTTAAATCCAGAAAATCGAATAAGTTCGGAAATCCCAAATGGGCAATCACCCCACAAAAACAAAGAAAGATATCCATGGTGGCTCTCCAGTACCTGAAAACAACCATGCAAAGTCATGCCAAAGCCCGGTTCGATGTGGTATCCATTGTATCTTCTCATGAACACCCGAGTATTGAAATAATAAAAAATGCCTTTGAACTCGCCTACGGATGATTACCCGGACAAAAAAAAGGGAGGGAAGCTTTTTATTGTCGCCACTCCCATTGGTAATAAAGATGATATTACCGTAAGAGCGATTAATGTTCTTGGAGAAGTGGACCTGATTGCTGCCGAAGACACCCGGGAAACAGGTAAACTGCTGGCTGATCATAACATCAAGAACAAGCTTCTTTCCTACCACGAACACAATGCAACCAGGCGAACACCCGCACTGATTGGTAAACTGGAAAAAGGTCTATCCATTGCTCTGTTATCGGATGCCGGAACGCCATCCGTGTCTGACCCGGGTTACCGGTTGATAAAGGAGGCCGTTGCAAAAAACATTCGGGTCATCCCGATACCGGGCGTATCAGCCGCTACTGCTGCTCTGAGTGCTTCAGGTCTGGCCACCGATTCTTTTATTTTCATCGGGTTTGCGGCCAAAAAAAAACAAAAACGACAAAAACAGCTTCAGGAACTTGCCGATGAAAATAGAACCATGGTATTTTATGAATCCCCCCGCAGGGTTATATCCTTTTTGGATGAAATCATTGAAACAATGGGGGACCGCTATGCGGTTTTGGCACGTGAAATGACCAAACGCTACGAAGAATTTATTCGGGGCCATCTATCTGAAATCAAAAAAAAATTAAAAAAACGACCCTCAATAAAAGGCGAAATTACCCTGCTGGTTTCTGCAAGTGATTCAACGACAGATGTATCCATGGATGCGGTCAGGGATGATATTGTTAACTGTCTGAAGGGAGAAGAAATACGGTTGTCCGAGGTGGTTAAAAAAGTATCCAAAAAGCATCATGTTGCCAAAAATCTCATTTACCACGAGGCGTTGAAGATAAAAGGCAGATGACTCATTTCAAAACATTCTACAAGGCCAATTTTAACTAAACGGATTTGTTGCGATTATTCCATAATAGAGTTGTTCGTGGTTGAGATCTTCGGTCATTATTCTTTCACATCCGGCCCCTTCAGCGGCAGCCACAATCAGAGAATCCCAGTACGATATTTTATAAGTATCCAGTGTCTCTATGGCCCGTTTTACGATTAGCAAATCAATCTCTTGTACATTCATCACAGACACATTGTTTATTATTTCGCTGGCATCAAAAACTGATATCGGTTGCGGAATTCTTCTGGTAACAACAGTAAAAAATTCACCCAGAACTTGTGTGGATATCACAGCATTCCCATTTATTATTCCCTGCTTGAGCATATCCTGCGCTTTTTTCTGTTTATCAGGCTCATGACTATCATAAGCATATACAAGAATATTTGTATCAAAAAAATCACTGCCGGTCATAAAGTTCCTCTCTTTTCCAAGTACGCTTACCCATATCTCTGCTGCAACGCATAAAAGTTTCCAACAGCTTTTGGACAGACCTTTCTTTTTCCTGCATATCACGGTCGGCAACCGACCTGAGAAAGTCCCTGACCATGGCAGTTAGAGTTGTATCTTTGTCAATGGCAATTTTACGCACCTTTTTAATCACCTCTTTTTCTACACTCAGCGTAATATTTGGCATCATGCACCTCCCACCCTTAAACCCTTTTACACTTATTATGGGTGTTTTAATGAGAAATGTCAACAAAAATCCGACAAGCCTATACTTTATGTTCTATGGAAGAACACTCGAATCTTGGAATCCTTTTTATGATTGCCAAACCCAGAATCATAATTTAGCTTTGGCGATGATCATAAAAAATCTTGAGGTTTAAATAAGAAAGGAGCATCTCATATTTAAAACTCCTTGACTTTTTAGGACTATCATTTTTAAATCATCCGATGCTGACAGAACTTGAAAAGAAAATCATTGCCTCCATCCAGGGAGATATCCCGGTAATCAGCCGCCCGTACCTTGAAATATCTAACCGGTTGAATATATCGGAAGAGACGCTCCTGGAGACATTAAAAGATCTTTGTGACCGGGGGGTCATCAGGCGTTTTGGTGCCACCATTCGCCATCAGAAATCAGGGTTTGCCGCCAATGCCATGGTCGCCTGGATCGTTGATGAAGAACGGATGGAAGAAGTTGGGGAGAAGATGTCATCCTTTAAAGAAGTGTCCCACTGTTACAGACGCAATCCCACTGATGAATGGCCCTACAATCTTTATAC contains:
- the rsmI gene encoding 16S rRNA (cytidine(1402)-2'-O)-methyltransferase — translated: MPLNSPTDDYPDKKKGGKLFIVATPIGNKDDITVRAINVLGEVDLIAAEDTRETGKLLADHNIKNKLLSYHEHNATRRTPALIGKLEKGLSIALLSDAGTPSVSDPGYRLIKEAVAKNIRVIPIPGVSAATAALSASGLATDSFIFIGFAAKKKQKRQKQLQELADENRTMVFYESPRRVISFLDEIIETMGDRYAVLAREMTKRYEEFIRGHLSEIKKKLKKRPSIKGEITLLVSASDSTTDVSMDAVRDDIVNCLKGEEIRLSEVVKKVSKKHHVAKNLIYHEALKIKGR
- the rplS gene encoding 50S ribosomal protein L19, which produces MEKIKQLEREMMRLDLPDFKAGDTVKVHVKIREGEKERIQIFQGVVISKRKGTTNATFTVRKVSYGVGVERIFQLHSPIIDKIEVVARGRVRRAKIYYLRKLRGKAARIKERRLDQ
- a CDS encoding ribonuclease HII, with protein sequence MESDVKSFEEKALEKGYRAVAGVDEAGRGPLAGPVVSAAVVLPVIFPVSGVTDSKKVAAKKREALYEKIYRHAVSIGIGIVDPVEIDRINILKASLLSMSISVKNLSPQPDWLLIDGTFQIPADMPQEAIPKGDALSISIAAASIVAKVTRDRLMVRYHEDYPQFGFAKHKGYPTTAHKEAIRKYGLCPIHRQTFRGVKEYL
- a CDS encoding Lrp/AsnC family transcriptional regulator, which codes for MLTELEKKIIASIQGDIPVISRPYLEISNRLNISEETLLETLKDLCDRGVIRRFGATIRHQKSGFAANAMVAWIVDEERMEEVGEKMSSFKEVSHCYRRNPTDEWPYNLYTMVHAKDEEMCRKIARTMSDESRVKNYKLLFSRRELKKTSMQYFSTS
- a CDS encoding PIN domain-containing protein; protein product: MTGSDFFDTNILVYAYDSHEPDKQKKAQDMLKQGIINGNAVISTQVLGEFFTVVTRRIPQPISVFDASEIINNVSVMNVQEIDLLIVKRAIETLDTYKISYWDSLIVAAAEGAGCERIMTEDLNHEQLYYGIIATNPFS
- a CDS encoding YraN family protein, coding for MPNRRQQFGKKSESLAVSYLKKQGYKIIEQNFRTKLGEIDIIAKEKGAIAFIEVKSRKSNKFGNPKWAITPQKQRKISMVALQYLKTTMQSHAKARFDVVSIVSSHEHPSIEIIKNAFELAYG
- a CDS encoding DUF6364 family protein; amino-acid sequence: MMPNITLSVEKEVIKKVRKIAIDKDTTLTAMVRDFLRSVADRDMQEKERSVQKLLETFMRCSRDMGKRTWKREELYDRQ